In Chloracidobacterium sp., the following proteins share a genomic window:
- a CDS encoding prepilin-type N-terminal cleavage/methylation domain-containing protein has protein sequence MDRPRITRAGQGGFSLLELIIAMVVFTIVTGSIFGLLQVARQSRTVVSENTSLSKNVRLALNLLGRDTYNAGYGYPLRNTVVLPDNRVSALLAIPNDIDTSRDTVPPIIAGNNITVNTYNTVAGVRTDQVTFLFKDTTFNPDAGGVSQPLNINAATTSGTGIDEIVPISGSNGVCRRNDIYLVTGANGSTLGVSTALLGTNKVQFANGDVLGFNQTGSSGPLRGIVTPAAMQRVIMVTYFVTGDGTLTRREYANVPPVGLPIGVVDEPLVYGVEDFQIVYLMDDGTTLNNPSAGPDGIAGTADDTPANLAAVRQIRYTVKVRSTEKNAADQFYRLDMSSTFSTRNLGYDAN, from the coding sequence ATGGACAGACCTCGTATTACCCGCGCCGGCCAAGGTGGCTTTTCGCTTCTCGAACTGATCATTGCAATGGTCGTGTTTACGATTGTCACCGGTTCCATCTTTGGGTTGTTACAGGTTGCTCGGCAAAGTCGAACTGTTGTCAGCGAGAATACCTCGCTCAGCAAGAACGTCAGGCTCGCACTGAATCTCCTGGGTCGGGATACGTATAATGCGGGTTACGGATATCCGCTGCGAAACACGGTTGTGTTGCCTGACAATCGTGTGTCTGCTCTGCTCGCCATCCCGAACGACATTGATACCTCGCGTGACACCGTTCCGCCGATCATTGCCGGTAACAACATAACCGTCAACACCTACAATACTGTGGCCGGCGTCCGCACTGACCAGGTAACATTTCTTTTCAAGGACACCACATTCAATCCTGATGCGGGCGGCGTTTCGCAGCCTCTGAATATCAATGCAGCGACCACGAGTGGCACTGGTATTGACGAGATCGTTCCCATCTCGGGCAGCAACGGGGTGTGTCGGCGTAACGATATCTATCTGGTTACGGGGGCGAACGGTTCGACACTGGGTGTTTCTACAGCTCTTCTGGGGACGAACAAGGTCCAGTTTGCAAATGGTGACGTTCTTGGATTTAACCAGACTGGGAGTTCAGGCCCGTTGCGCGGCATAGTGACGCCGGCGGCAATGCAGCGCGTGATCATGGTGACCTATTTTGTTACCGGCGACGGGACGCTTACACGCCGTGAGTACGCAAACGTCCCGCCTGTCGGTCTGCCGATAGGCGTTGTCGATGAACCGTTGGTTTACGGCGTAGAGGACTTCCAGATCGTCTATCTAATGGATGACGGGACTACATTGAATAATCCGTCCGCAGGCCCCGATGGTATTGCTGGCACGGCGGACGATACGCCGGCGAATCTCGCAGCCGTTCGGCAGATCCGCTACACGGTCAAGGTTCGGTCGACCGAGAAGAACGCCGCCGACCAGTTTTACCGTTTGGACATGAGCTCCACATTCAGTACCAGGAATTTAGGTTACGACGCTAACTAG